The Triticum urartu cultivar G1812 chromosome 5, Tu2.1, whole genome shotgun sequence genome contains the following window.
TTGATATGCCAAAGTCTCCAACTCGGGCGCTCATGTCTTCAGCAAGAAGAATGTTGCTTGGCTTAAGATCACAATGGATCACCAACGGTTGGCAGTAGTTGTGTAGATATTCTACTGCATCCACAATATTGATAGCAATATCAAACCTCTGGGCAAGGCTGAGCGTGTTGTTTGTAGTGGGATCTTTAGATGGTTGATGAAGCCAGCTATCCAAGTTACCATTGGGCATGAATTCAAAAACCAATGCCTTGAACTCTTGACCTTGGTGGTTGATGCTCGAACAAGAAGTAATGATCTTAATGAGACAACGGTGTCGTATCCTTCTCATAGCCTCACATTCAGCCTCAAAACTCTTCGAATACCTAGATTGACCAAGGTTAAACACCTTGACAGCCAATGTTCTTTCTTCGTTGTCCAAAACACACTTATAAACCGCACCATAACTTCCTCTCCCAAGCAAGTTGGCTTCTGAAAATTCGTTAGTTCCTTTCAGTAATGCAGGATAGGGGATTCTTCTGTAATGGCCATCAACAATTGAATCTTTTGCTACTGTCTTCTGGCTTGATTTGAGCTTCTTACAAAGTCTCCAAACAAGAACAATCACTGAAAGTGAGAACACGATTGCTCCAACTGCTGCTAGAGAAATTACAAGGGACTTTGGCATCTTTTTTCTCTTCTTGCTTAAGACCCTTGTGGGGCACGGAGCCAAATGAAGTTGAGGTGTACCACCACACAAATTGACATTCCCAGCAACCGCTAAGTGAGTGATGTTTCTGAAAACACCTTCATTTGGCACCTCGCCTTGCAAATTATTGTAGGATATATCCAATTCAGACAATGATGACAAATTCTGTAGAACTAATGGGATTGATCCTGACAAGTTGTTGTGTGCTACGTACAACTCTTGCAGGTTTCCAATATTGCCAAGGGCATCAGGAATATTACCAGAGAACTTATTCATGGTCAGGTTCAATATACTGAGCCCCTTTATATTTGTCAGTGACTGAGGTATGTTTCCCTCAAAGGAATTGTTGTCTAAGAATAGTTGTTCCAATACCATGCAGTTCTGTATACTGTCGGGTATCTTGCCAGACAACTGGTTTCCTGATAGAACTAGTAGGTTAAGGTTTGCCAAGCTACCAACTTCATTAGGAAGGGGTCCGGAAAGGGAATTGTATGACAAGTCCAAATACCAAGAAAGGCTGGGTAATCTGAAAATTTCTTTGGGTATTGAACCATTGAGACGGTAATTCATTTTTAGATCAAGTACAAAGAGGTTTTTCAACTTCCCCAGGCTTGCCGGAATTGGTCCCTCCAAGTTGCTATTACGTGCATAAAGCTTATTCAATTGTGAAAGGTTTCCTAGCGATGGAGGTATGAGCCCAGACAAGCTATTGTTGTACAAAGCTAGATCGATCAAGTTCTCTAGCTTACCAATGCTCTTTGGAATCACTCCGGACATGGAAGTGTTTGCTATCACAAGTGTTTGTAGACCAACTAAATTGCCTATATCTGCAGGAATACTCCCAGAGATCCTATTGTCACCTAAGTACAAGTATTGGAGAGTCGTTGACAGGTTCACAATTGAACCTGGTAGTTGTCCTTCAAAAGAATTGATGCCGAGTCCCAATAGCTGCAGTTGGCTGCAGTTTCCCAAAGACGTGATGAATTCCCACCCCTTGTTGTCATTCGCTTCAAGCTTATTGTTATTCAAGTTCAAATATTGAAGTGCTCCCAGCTTCCCAAATGTGGGAGGAAAGTACCCACTAAATCTGTTGCTATCAAAGCCAACTGATATGAGGGAAGATATGTTGGATATTGAGGACGGGATTGTTCCAGTGAAGTGATTACCAGACAAGCCAAGATATTCCAACTTGGGGAAATTGTTTCCGAAATCATCCAAAATGCCGTACAACATATTTGTCCCTACATCAAATAGTTCTAGCGAGGACCAATTGTAGAGAGAGGTTGGAATCATACCGCTGATGAGGTTTCTGGCGATGCTGAACTGTTGCATGCCGTGGATGCTTCCGAGCCCTGGTGGGATTGAGCCCACGAGCTGGTTGCGTGAGAGATCAAGGACTTCCAAATGGGACAGATTGGCCAGTGATGGAGGGATGAGCCCTGTGAAGCTGTTGTTACTCAGTGACATCCTTACTAGGGACGTGAGCTTCTCGCCGAGCTCAGCCGGGATGCGCCCGCCAAGCTTGTTGTTCAGCAGTCCCATTATGGCCATGCTGACAcatgagctcaggttcactggtAATGTGCCAGAGAAGGAGTTGTCGCCCAAGTCGAGCCTAtgcaggcggcggaggcggccaaGGCTCGCTGGTATCTCCCCGTGGAACCAGTTGAAGCTCAGGTTGAGCGTCCGCAGGAACGTGAGGTTCCCGATGGCTGGGGAGAGTTCTCCGGCGAGCGCCTTGTTGTTCAATCTCAGCGCCACCACCCGCGCTGGCCTGCGGTGGCTGCATGTCACACCTTCCCAGCTGCAAAAGCTGGCGCTGCTATTCCAGGAGGCCAGCGAGCCGCCATCGCTGACCTGCGCTTTGAAAGCGAGCAACGCAGCCTCGTCGCTAGCGGCCACGATCGCAATCGCAGTAGTCAGGACGGCCAGGAATGTGCATAGCGAACTCATGCCCCCCATTGCCATTGCTTTGGTTTGGTTGGCAAGTAGTAGTTGTTGTAGTAGTAGCAGCAGCTCATATACTTCTTGTGTTTGCGTGATTGTCTTGTGCATGTTGCTAGTGATGTACACAAATCCCTCTTGTGGGAGGTCAGACCTGGACAAGTTGCAGG
Protein-coding sequences here:
- the LOC125507710 gene encoding probable LRR receptor-like serine/threonine-protein kinase At3g47570 isoform X1 yields the protein MHKTITQTQEVYELLLLLQQLLLANQTKAMAMGGMSSLCTFLAVLTTAIAIVAASDEAALLAFKAQVSDGGSLASWNSSASFCSWEGVTCSHRRPARVVALRLNNKALAGELSPAIGNLTFLRTLNLSFNWFHGEIPASLGRLRRLHRLDLGDNSFSGTLPVNLSSCVSMAIMGLLNNKLGGRIPAELGEKLTSLVRMSLSNNSFTGLIPPSLANLSHLEVLDLSRNQLVGSIPPGLGSIHGMQQFSIARNLISGMIPTSLYNWSSLELFDVGTNMLYGILDDFGNNFPKLEYLGLSGNHFTGTIPSSISNISSLISVGFDSNRFSGYFPPTFGKLGALQYLNLNNNKLEANDNKGWEFITSLGNCSQLQLLGLGINSFEGQLPGSIVNLSTTLQYLYLGDNRISGSIPADIGNLVGLQTLVIANTSMSGVIPKSIGKLENLIDLALYNNSLSGLIPPSLGNLSQLNKLYARNSNLEGPIPASLGKLKNLFVLDLKMNYRLNGSIPKEIFRLPSLSWYLDLSYNSLSGPLPNEVGSLANLNLLVLSGNQLSGKIPDSIQNCMVLEQLFLDNNSFEGNIPQSLTNIKGLSILNLTMNKFSGNIPDALGNIGNLQELYVAHNNLSGSIPLVLQNLSSLSELDISYNNLQGEVPNEGVFRNITHLAVAGNVNLCGGTPQLHLAPCPTRVLSKKRKKMPKSLVISLAAVGAIVFSLSVIVLVWRLCKKLKSSQKTVAKDSIVDGHYRRIPYPALLKGTNEFSEANLLGRGSYGAVYKCVLDNEERTLAVKVFNLGQSRYSKSFEAECEAMRRIRHRCLIKIITSCSSINHQGQEFKALVFEFMPNGNLDSWLHQPSKDPTTNNTLSLAQRFDIAINIVDAVEYLHNYCQPLVIHCDLKPSNILLAEDMSARVGDFGISRILQENTSEGTQSSYGSTGIRGSIGYVAPEYGDGSAVSTAGDIYSLGILLLEMFTGRSPTEGTFGDSLGLHKFVEDALPDRTLEIADPTMWLHSGQHNNTTSIRIQELLVSVLSLGISCSKQHPRDRALTSDATAEMHAIRDAYLKFIGEHGAEPEASTQEIQSSIA
- the LOC125507710 gene encoding receptor kinase-like protein Xa21 isoform X2, with amino-acid sequence MHKTITQTQEVYELLLLLQQLLLANQTKAMAMGGMSSLCTFLAVLTTAIAIVAASDEAALLAFKAQVSDGGSLASWNSSASFCSWEGVTCSHRRPARVVALRLNNKALAGELSPAIGNLTFLRTLNLSFNWFHGEIPASLGRLRRLHRLDLGDNSFSGTLPVNLSSCVSMAIMGLLNNKLGGRIPAELGEKLTSLVRMSLSNNSFTGLIPPSLANLSHLEVLDLSRNQLVGSIPPGLGSIHGMQQFSIARNLISEYGDGSAVSTAGDIYSLGILLLEMFTGRSPTEGTFGDSLGLHKFVEDALPDRTLEIADPTMWLHSGQHNNTTSIRIQELLVSVLSLGISCSKQHPRDRALTSDATAEMHAIRDAYLKFIGEHGAEPEASTQEIQSSIA